CTTTCACTCTTTTCCTATGCATTGAGGAAGAGCCACAATTAGGCAAGAAAGGCAAGATAATCATGATGGATATGCTTGTTGAGGTTCCACCCGCAAGCACCTTCTTTCTAGATGCTCTCTCCGACGGTCTCAATACAGGCATAGGTTTTGTGTGGGGACTTGTAACGGATACCGTTAGTAACATCGGCGGAAACAAGATGATGATAACATCTGATAGCTTCACCACCCACCCGCTTTCATCTTCCCTCTCTGCGAAGATCGCCATGATGATGGCTACCAAGCTTTCTGTGGAAGGCAATGCCTCAGCCGCGGTTTTTGCGGAATCGTCCGCTGTCTTTACGACCTACGTACCTAGTGGTGATGAAGTGACCTATTCACCGCAGGCTCCTGCGCCCATACCAATTGTGGCAGCATCCAACGTCGGTGGAGGAAAAGTCGTGGCGATTTCCATCGCGTATGCATTCACAGGAACCCTAATGGGGATCGTTCCTGGCAACACCGACCTATTCAGGGCAGTGGTCGACTGGTAAATCACCTACTAGAAGCGTAGTTACTCTAGACTCCGGATTTGTCACTTTTCTCAGGCTTGATAATGGTGTACTTATTAAAGAGCCAGACGGTGAGAATTCCACATGCAAGGCCTATAACAGCGCCAGCAACAACATCCGAGATATAGCTGAAATAGACGTATACTTCTGCCAGAGCTATTAGAGAAGAAAGCAGAACTAGCGGGGCCCTGAGCATCTTGACGTTATTCCATAAGACCACAGCGTAGGCAAAAGCGACGGCGACCGGAGAAGAGGGAAAGGAGTAGGTCTCGGGAACTGGAAAAATGATAGTATACCCCTCGATAAATTCGAGCGGTCGCAGCCTCCCGAAAACGGGCTTCAGGACGACGAAGACAATGAGAAGACTTATGCCGAGTCCGAGCGAAGTCATGTAGCCGGCTCTGCGAAACCTCTTATCGAAGAGGAGAAATACCGTAAGAAGAATCCATACCAAGGCCCCCCTCTCGAGAAAAAGCATGAAAGAAAGGAAAAGATCCATGAACTGTCCAGACATAACTGCATTAAGCGAATGCATAACCGAGAGCTCAATCTGATTCAGAACATCCCACATTCCTAAACACCACCGTAATCTCTAAGAAAAGAGGCGGTTCTAGACCGCCTCTCGATAATAACACCGTTTTCTGTAGAACTATCTAAGAATATCCTGAATTGCAGCGATCTCCATGTAAGAAAGACCGGCCTTCTTCGTCAGGTAGTTAAGTGCAACGCTCTTCACGTTGACATCATCGACGGGATTGCCGTCGTTCATTATCACGAAGAGATCTGCGATGATCTTTCTTACTGCATCGTAAGCTGCGGTCCCCGGTACTACATTGTAGTAGTTCTCGTAAGACTTGACATAATCGGCATAAATCTCGTCGGTCTTCGCGTTCGTAATAGCGCCAAGCAGAGCCGATGCGATCCCCGCTCTATCCTTGCCTTCGACACAGTGAATCAAATATGGCGGTTCGTGAGATATCATGAATCTAAGGCCCTCTCCGAGCTTCTTAGCAAAGTCGTCTGCGAGAGGATCGACACCCATGTTCAAATTAATTAGGTTGCCGGCCTCGCCGATTGACTTGTAGTACTCCGAATATTCAAGATTTGCCGTGAGCTCTTCATCTGAATCGGAGAGATTGATGACTGTCTTGATACCCGCCTGCTCGATAAGAGCCGACGCATAAGGAGCCCTAGGATCATCAATTGA
The Mesotoga infera genome window above contains:
- a CDS encoding phosphatase PAP2 family protein — translated: MWDVLNQIELSVMHSLNAVMSGQFMDLFLSFMLFLERGALVWILLTVFLLFDKRFRRAGYMTSLGLGISLLIVFVVLKPVFGRLRPLEFIEGYTIIFPVPETYSFPSSPVAVAFAYAVVLWNNVKMLRAPLVLLSSLIALAEVYVYFSYISDVVAGAVIGLACGILTVWLFNKYTIIKPEKSDKSGV
- a CDS encoding protein tyrosine phosphatase gives rise to the protein MLKRGFLLGVFVILSALMLAGIVGAVAEIDKYGNVHTNIPMEAVVYAAIESGDLVYVTMGTTTIMVPFVTTYGDVDRGQPLVRYSDTHVLLAINYGNFAQTYGLEVGRPVFMGLVEKGAYKDELEIRHLVRSDVREDYASDAVFANFREITLGEIAAAKLYRCSHPSIDDPRAPYASALIEQAGIKTVINLSDSDEELTANLEYSEYYKSIGEAGNLINLNMGVDPLADDFAKKLGEGLRFMISHEPPYLIHCVEGKDRAGIASALLGAITNAKTDEIYADYVKSYENYYNVVPGTAAYDAVRKIIADLFVIMNDGNPVDDVNVKSVALNYLTKKAGLSYMEIAAIQDILR